The DNA region TGACTCTTCCATTGCCTTGATGATTTCATCCAGAGCATTCCATTCCAATTCAACATCATTGTTTACAGAATAGATGTACTCGCACTTTGCGGCTCTTATTCCCTGATTGACTGCAGGGGCAAATCCTAAGTTATCCTCATTTTTGATAAGGACTATGTCAATAGGATAGTTAGAGCTTTCAATAAACTCTTCAATGAATTCTATGCTTCCATCAGTAGATGCATTGTCAATTAGAATGATCTCTTCAATAAACCTGCTTTGAATCAATAATGTTTCAAAGTAGTTATTCAAGAACTTTAAACCATTGTAATTTGGTGTAACTACTGATACTTTCATAGAATCCCTTTTTAAGCAAAAATTTTAATTTTATTTTTTCTTTGATTATTTTTTAATTTTTTTATCTTAATCTTTTATTTTAATTTTTTAATTATTGATAATCCTAAAAAATTATTTTTTTGGAATACATTTTCTCATAGTATTCCTGATACTCACCGGATTTTACCTTTTCCATCCAATCCTGATTATCCAAATACCAATTGATTGTTTCTATGATTCCTGTTTCAAAGGTGTATTTAGGCTTCCATCCTAATTCCTCTGTGATTTTAGTGGAATCAATTGCATAACGTCTGTCATGGCCTAATCTGTCTTTAACAAATTTGATTAAGGATTCGCTCTTTCCAAGCTCTTTTAAAATGAGCTTTACGATTTCAATGTTTTCCTTTTCATTATGGCCACCGATATTGTAGACCTCACCTAATTTTCCCTTATGAAGAACAAGGTCAATGGCTGTACAATGGTCATAGACATGCAACCAATCCCTAATGTTCTTTCCATCACCGTAAACAGGCAATTCCTTATCATCTAAAGCATTTGAAATCATTAAAGGAATAAGCTTTTCAGGGAATTGATAAGGACCATAATTGTTTGAGCATCTTGTAATGTTGATTGGCAATCCGAATGTTTCTCCATAAGCCCTAACCATTAGGTCTGCACCTGCCTTTGAGGCGGAATATGGGCTGTTTGCTTGGAGAGGAGTTTCTTCTGTGAAATATCCTTCCTTGCCAAGGCTTCCATACACTTCATCGGTAGAAACCTGCAAATACTTTTTAATTTCGTGCTTTTTAGCTGCATCCAGCAATACTTGAGTTCCAATGATATTGGTTTTAATGAATATTTGAGGATCTTC from Methanobrevibacter ruminantium includes:
- the rfbB gene encoding dTDP-glucose 4,6-dehydratase, giving the protein MTKVLITGGAGFIGSNFVKYMLEKYPDYEIINLDALTYCGNLENLEDIEDNPNYTFVKGDIQDAELVDSIVKDVDYIVHFAAESHVDRSIEDPQIFIKTNIIGTQVLLDAAKKHEIKKYLQVSTDEVYGSLGKEGYFTEETPLQANSPYSASKAGADLMVRAYGETFGLPINITRCSNNYGPYQFPEKLIPLMISNALDDKELPVYGDGKNIRDWLHVYDHCTAIDLVLHKGKLGEVYNIGGHNEKENIEIVKLILKELGKSESLIKFVKDRLGHDRRYAIDSTKITEELGWKPKYTFETGIIETINWYLDNQDWMEKVKSGEYQEYYEKMYSKKIIF